Proteins from one Phocoena sinus isolate mPhoSin1 chromosome 8, mPhoSin1.pri, whole genome shotgun sequence genomic window:
- the MADD gene encoding MAP kinase-activating death domain protein isoform X12, whose protein sequence is MVQKKKSCPRLLDYLVIVGARHPSSDSVAQTPELLRRYPLEDHAEFPLPPDVVFFCQPEGCLSVRQRRMSLREDTSFVFTLTDKDTGVTRYGICVNFYRSFQKRVPKEKGEAGAGSRGKEGPHATCISEEVGTESSESGPSLQPPSADSTPDVNQSPRGKHRAKAESRSRNSTLTSLCVLSHYPFFSTFRECLYTLKRLVDCCSERLLGKKLGIPRGIQRDTMWRIFTGSLLVEEKSSALLHDLREIEAWIYRLLRSPVPVSGQKRVDIEVLPQELQQALTFALPDPSRFTLVDFPLHLPLELLGVDACLQVLTCILLEHKVVLQSRDYNALSMSVMAFVAMIYPLEYMFPVIPLLPTCMASAEQLLLAPTPYIIGVPASFFLYKLDFKMPDDVWLVDLDSSRVIAPTNAEVLPILPEPESLELKKHLKQALASMSLNTQPILNLEKFHEGQEIPLLLGRPSNDLQSTPSTEFNPLIYGNDVDSVDVATRVAMVRFFNSPNVLQGFQMHTRTLRLFPRPVVAFQAGSFLASRPRQTPFAEKLARTQAVEYFGEWILNPTNYAFQRIHNNTFDPALIGDKPKWYTHQLQPVHYRVYDSSSHLAEALSVPPEHDSDSDPTDDSGSDSMDYDDSSSSYSSLGDFVSEMMKCDINGDTPNVDPLTHAALGDASEVAIDELQSQKEAEEPGPDSENSQENPPLRSSSSTTASSSPSTVIHGASSEPADSTEMDDKAAVGVSKSLPSVPPSTGKVNVDRHQTEIGEGSVRRRTYDNPYFEPQYGFPPEEDDDEQGESYTPRFSQHVSGNRAQKLLRPNSLKLASDSDAESDSRASSPTSTVSNNSTEGFGGIMSFASSLYRNHSTSFSLSNLTLPTKGAREKTTPFPSLKVFGLNTLMEIVTEAGPGSGEGNRRALVDQKSSVIKHSPTVKREPPSPQGRSSNSSENQQFLKEVVHSVLDGQGVGWLNTKKVRRLLESEQLRVFVLSKLSRAAQSEDEAQQDIIPDVEVGRKVYKGMLDLLKCTVLSLEQSYAHAGLGGMASIFALLEIAQTHYYSKEPDKRKRSPTESVNTPIGKDPGLAWRGDPKAMAQLRVPQLGPRAPSASGKSPKELDTRSLKEENFVASIGPEVIKPTFDLGETEEKKSQVSADSGVSLTSGPQRTDPDSVLGVSPAVMIRSSSQDSEVSNSSGETLGADSDLSSNAGDGPGGEGGTHLAGSRGTLSDSEIETNSATSAIFGKAHNLKPSVKEKLVGSPVRFSEDVSQRVYLYEGLLGKERSTLWDQMQFWEDAFLDAVMLEREGMGMDQGPQEMIDRYLSLGEHDRKRLEDDEDRLLATLLHNLISYMLLMKVNKNDIRKKVRRLMGKSHIGLVYSQQINEVLDQLANLNGRDLSIRSSGSRHMKKQTFVVHAGTDTNGDIFFMEVCDDCVVLRSNIGTVYERWWYEKLINMTYCPKTKVLCLWRRNGSETQLNKFYTKKCRELYYCVKDSMERAAARQQSIKPGPELGGEFPVQDMKTGEGGLLQVTLEGINLKFMHNQVFIELNHIKKCNTVRGVFVLEEFVPEIKEVVSHKYKTPMAHEICYSVLCLFSYVAAVRSSEEDLRTPPRPVSS, encoded by the exons ATGGTGCAAAAGAAGAAGTCCTGTCCTCGGTTACTTGACTACCTAGTGATCGTAGGGGCCAG GCACCCGAGCAGTGATAGCGTggcccagactccagaactgctACGGCGATACCCGTTAGAGGATCACGCCGAGTTTCCCCTGCCCCCGGATGTCGTGTTCTTCTGCCAGCCGGAGGGCTGCCTGAGTGTGCGACAACGGCGCATGAGCCTGCGTGAGGACACCTCTTTTGTCTTCACTCTCACCGACAAGGACACCGGAGTCACGCGTTATGGCATCTGTGTTAACTTCTACCGCTCCTTCCAAAAGCGCGTGCCTAAGGAAAAGGGGGAGGCCGGGGCAGGGTCCCGTGGGAAGGAAGGACCCCACGCCACCTGCATCTCAGAAGAGGTTGGCACCGAGAGCTCGGAGAGTGGCCCGTCCCTGCAGCCTCCCAGTGCCGACTCTACCCCGGATGTGAACCAGTCTCCTCGGGGCAAACACCGGGCCAAGGCGGAGAGCCGTTCCCGCAACAGCACTCTGACGTCCCTGTGTGTGCTCAGCCATTACCCCTTCTTCTCCACCTTCCGAGAGTGTCTGTACACCCTCAAACGTCTGGTGGACTGCTGTAGTGAGCGACTGCTGGGCAAGAAACTGGGCATCCCTCGAGGCATACAAAG GGACACCATGTGGCGCATCTTTACTGGATCGTTGTTAGTGGAGGAGAAGTCAAGTGCCCTTCTGCACGACCTTCGAGAGATTGAGGCCTGGATCTATCGATTGCTGCGCTCCCCAGTACCCGTCTCAGGGCAGAAGCGAGTGGACATTGAGGTCCTGCCCCAGGAGCTCCAGCAAGCTCTGACCTTTGCGCTTCCAGACCCCTCTCGATTCACCCTAGTGGATTTCCCACTGCACCTTCCCTTGGAACTTCTGGGTGTGGATGCCTGTCTTCAGGTGCTAACCTGCATCCTGTTAGAGCACAAG GTGGTGCTGCAGTCCCGAGACTACAACGCACTCTCCATGTCTGTGATGGCATTTGTGGCAATGATTTATCCCTTGGAGTATATGTTTCCTGTTATTCCACTGCTGCCCACCTGCATGGCGTCCGCAGAACAG CTGCTGTTGGCTCCGACGCCGTACATCATCGGTGTCCCTGCCAGCTTCTTCCTCTACAAACTGGACTTCAAAATGCCTGATGACGTATGGCTAGTGGATCTGGACAGCAGTAGG GTGATTGCCCCCACCAATGCAGAAGTGCTGCCTATCCTTCCAGAACCAGAATCACTAGAgttgaaaaaacatttaaaacag GCCCTCGCCAGCATGAGTCTCAACACCCAGCCCATCCTCAATCTGGAGAAATTCCACGAAGGCCAGGAGATCCCTCTTCTCTTGGGAAGGCCTTCTAATGACCTGCAGTCTACACCTTCCACTGAATTCAACCCACTCATCTATGGCAACGATGTGGACTCTGTGGATGTCGCAACCAG AGTGGCCATGGTCCGTTTCTTCAACTCCCCCAACGTGCTGCAGGGCTTTCAGATGCACACGCGTACCCTGCGTCTCTTCCCCCGGCCCGTGGTAGCTTTCCAAGCTGGCTCCTTTCTAGCCTCACGTCCCCGGCAGACTCCTTTTGCTGAGAAACTGGCCAGGACTCAGGCTGTGGAGTACTTTGGAGAATGGATCCTCAACCCCACCAACTATGCCTTTCAGCGGATTCACAACA ACACATTCGATCCAGCCCTGATAGGCGACAAGCCGAAGTGGTACACCCACCAGCTGCAGCCTGTCCACTATCGAGTGTATGACAGCAGTTCCCACCTGGCCGAGGCGCTGAGCGTGCCGCCGGAGCACGACTCTGACTCTGACCCTACTGATGACAG CGGCAGTGATAGTATGGATTATGATGACTCAAGCTCTTCTTACTCTTCCCTTGGTGACTTTGTCAGTGAGATGATGAAATGTGACATCAATGGTGATACTCCTA ACGTGGATCCTCTGACACACGCGGCACTGGGGGATGCCAGTGAGGTAGCTATTGATGAGCTCCAGAGccagaaggaagcagaggaaCCTGGCCCAGACAGCGAGAACTCTCAGGAAAACCCCCCTCTGCGTTCCAGCTCCAGCACCACCGCCAGCAGTAGCCCCAGCACCGTTATCCATGGAGCCAGTTCT GAACCTGCCGACTCAACGGAGATGGATGATAAGGCAGCAGTAGGCGTCTCCAAGTCCCTCCCCAGCGTGCCTCCCAGCACTGGCAAAGTGAACGTGGACAGGCATCAGACAGAAATTGGAGAGGGGTCAGTGCGCCGGCGAACCTATGATAATCCATACTTCGAGCCCCAGTATGGCTTTCCCCCTGAGGAAGATGATGATGAGCAGGGGGAAAGTTACACTCCCCGATTCAGCCAACATGTCAGTGGCAATCG GGCTCAAAAGCTGCTGCGGCCCAACAGCTTGAAACTGGCAAGTGACTCAGATGCAGAGTCAGACTCCCGAGCGAGCTCGCCCACCTCCACCGTCTCCAACAACAGCACTGAGGGCTTCGGGGGCATCATGTCTTTTGCCA GCAGTCTGTATCGGAACCACAGTACGAGCTTCAGTCTTTCAAATCTCACACTGCCTACCAAAGGAGCGCGAGAGAAAACCACGCCCTTCCCCAGTCTGAAAG TATTTGGGCTAAATACTCTAATGGAGATTGTTACTGAAGCCGGCCCCGGGAGTGGTGAAG GAAACAGGAGGGCCTTAGTGGACCAGAAGTCATCGGTCATTAAACACAGCCCAACAGTGAAAAGAGAGCCTCCATCACCTCAGGGTCGATCCAGCAATTCTAg TGAGAACCAGCAGTTCCTGAAGGAGGTGGTGCACAGCGTGCTGGACGGCCAGGGAGTCGGCTGGCTCAACACGAAGAAGGTGCGACGGCTGCTGGAGAGCGAGCAGCTTAGAGTCTTCGTCCTGAGCAAGCTGAGCCGCGCGGCGCAGTCAGAGGACGAGGCCCAGCAGGACATCATCCCAGATGTG GAGGTCGGTCGGAAGGTGTACAAGGGCATGTTAGACCTGCTCAAGTGCACGGTCCTCAGTCTGGAGCAGTCCTACGCCCACGCAGGTCTGGGTGGCATGGCCAGCATCTTTGCGCTTCTGGAGATCGCCCAGACCCACTACTATAGTAAAG AACCAGACAAGCGGAAGAGAAGTCCAACAGAGAGTGTAAATACACCAATTGGCAAGGATCCTGGCCTGGCTTGGCGGGGGGACCCAAAGGCCATGGCACAGCTGAGAGTCCCCCAGCTGGGACCTCGGGCACCAAGTGCCTCAGGAAAGAGTCCCAAGGAACTGGACACCAGAAGTCTAAAGGAGGAGAACTTTGTAGCATCCATCG GGCCTGAAGTAATCAAACCCACCTTTGACCTTGGtgagacagaggagaaaaagtCCCAAGTCAGCGCAGACAGTGGTGTGAGCCTGACGTCTGGTCCCCAG AGGACTGATCCAGATTCTGTCCTTGGTGTGAGTCCAGCCGTTATGATCCGAAGCTCGAGTCAGGACTCTGAA gtGAGTAATAGCTCTGGAGAGACCCTCGGAGCGGACAGTGACCTGAGCAGCAATGCAGGTGATGGCCCAGGCGGTGAGGGCGGCACCCACTTGGCAGGCTCTAGAGGCACGTTGTCTGATAGTGAAATTGAAACCAACTCTGCCACCAGTGCCATCTTT GGTAAAGCCCACAACTTGAAGCCAAGTGTAAAGGAGAAGCTGGTGGGCAGCCCAGTTCGCTTTTCTGAAGATGTAAGCCAGCGAGTCTATCTCTACGAGGGACTCCTAG GCAAAGAGCGTTCTACTTTATGGGACCAAATGCAGTTCTGGGAAGATGCGTTCTTAGATGCTGTGATGTTGGAGAGAGAGGGGATGGGTATGGACCAGGGTCCCCAGGAAATGATAGACAG GTACCTGTCCCTAGGAGAACATGACCGGAAGCGCCTAGAGGATGATGAAGATCGTTTGCTGGCCACGCTCTTGCACAACCTCATCTCCTACATGCTGCTGATGAAG GTAAATAAGAATGATATCCGGAAGAAGGTGAGGCGCCTGATGGGAAAGTCGCATATTGGGCTTGTGTACAGCCAGCAAATCAACGAAGTGCTTGACCAGCTGGCAAACCTG AATGGACGAGATCTCTCTATCCGGTCCAGTGGCAGCCGGCACATGAAGAAGCAGACATTTGTGGTACATGCGGGGACAGACACAAATGGAGATATCTTTTTCATGGAG GTGTGTGACGACTGCGTGGTGCTACGTAGTAACATCGGGACAGTGTACGAGCGCTGGTGGTATGAGAAGCTCATCAACATGACCTACTGTCCCAAGACCAAGGTGCTATGCTTGTGGCGTAGAAACGGCTCTGAGACCCAGCTCAACAAATTCTATACTAAGAAG TGCCGGGAGCTGTACTACTGCGTGAAGGATAGCATGGAGCGCGCTGCCGCCCGACAGCAGAGCATCAAACCCG GGCCGGAGCTGGGTGGCGAGTTCCCCGTGCAGGACATGAAGACTGGCGAGGGTGGCTTGCTGCAGGTCACCCTAGAAGGGATCAATCTCAAGTTCATGCACAACCAG GTTTTCATAGAGCTGAATCACATTAAAAAGTGCAATACAGTTCGAGGCGTCTTTGTCCTGGAGGAATTTG
- the MADD gene encoding MAP kinase-activating death domain protein isoform X6, producing the protein MVQKKKSCPRLLDYLVIVGARHPSSDSVAQTPELLRRYPLEDHAEFPLPPDVVFFCQPEGCLSVRQRRMSLREDTSFVFTLTDKDTGVTRYGICVNFYRSFQKRVPKEKGEAGAGSRGKEGPHATCISEEVGTESSESGPSLQPPSADSTPDVNQSPRGKHRAKAESRSRNSTLTSLCVLSHYPFFSTFRECLYTLKRLVDCCSERLLGKKLGIPRGIQRDTMWRIFTGSLLVEEKSSALLHDLREIEAWIYRLLRSPVPVSGQKRVDIEVLPQELQQALTFALPDPSRFTLVDFPLHLPLELLGVDACLQVLTCILLEHKVVLQSRDYNALSMSVMAFVAMIYPLEYMFPVIPLLPTCMASAEQLLLAPTPYIIGVPASFFLYKLDFKMPDDVWLVDLDSSRVIAPTNAEVLPILPEPESLELKKHLKQALASMSLNTQPILNLEKFHEGQEIPLLLGRPSNDLQSTPSTEFNPLIYGNDVDSVDVATRVAMVRFFNSPNVLQGFQMHTRTLRLFPRPVVAFQAGSFLASRPRQTPFAEKLARTQAVEYFGEWILNPTNYAFQRIHNNTFDPALIGDKPKWYTHQLQPVHYRVYDSSSHLAEALSVPPEHDSDSDPTDDSGSDSMDYDDSSSSYSSLGDFVSEMMKCDINGDTPNVDPLTHAALGDASEVAIDELQSQKEAEEPGPDSENSQENPPLRSSSSTTASSSPSTVIHGASSEPADSTEMDDKAAVGVSKSLPSVPPSTGKVNVDRHQTEIGEGSVRRRTYDNPYFEPQYGFPPEEDDDEQGESYTPRFSQHVSGNRAQKLLRPNSLKLASDSDAESDSRASSPTSTVSNNSTEGFGGIMSFASSLYRNHSTSFSLSNLTLPTKGAREKTTPFPSLKGNRRALVDQKSSVIKHSPTVKREPPSPQGRSSNSSENQQFLKEVVHSVLDGQGVGWLNTKKVRRLLESEQLRVFVLSKLSRAAQSEDEAQQDIIPDVEVGRKVYKGMLDLLKCTVLSLEQSYAHAGLGGMASIFALLEIAQTHYYSKEPDKRKRSPTESVNTPIGKDPGLAWRGDPKAMAQLRVPQLGPRAPSASGKSPKELDTRSLKEENFVASIGPEVIKPTFDLGETEEKKSQVSADSGVSLTSGPQRTDPDSVLGVSPAVMIRSSSQDSEVSTVVGEHHAGILVSNSSGETLGADSDLSSNAGDGPGGEGGTHLAGSRGTLSDSEIETNSATSAIFGKAHNLKPSVKEKLVGSPVRFSEDVSQRVYLYEGLLGRDKGSMWDQLEDAAMETFSISKERSTLWDQMQFWEDAFLDAVMLEREGMGMDQGPQEMIDRYLSLGEHDRKRLEDDEDRLLATLLHNLISYMLLMKVNKNDIRKKVRRLMGKSHIGLVYSQQINEVLDQLANLNGRDLSIRSSGSRHMKKQTFVVHAGTDTNGDIFFMEVCDDCVVLRSNIGTVYERWWYEKLINMTYCPKTKVLCLWRRNGSETQLNKFYTKKCRELYYCVKDSMERAAARQQSIKPGPELGGEFPVQDMKTGEGGLLQVTLEGINLKFMHNQVFIELNHIKKCNTVRGVFVLEEFVPEIKEVVSHKYKTPMAHEICYSVLCLFSYVAAVRSSEEDLRTPPRPVSS; encoded by the exons ATGGTGCAAAAGAAGAAGTCCTGTCCTCGGTTACTTGACTACCTAGTGATCGTAGGGGCCAG GCACCCGAGCAGTGATAGCGTggcccagactccagaactgctACGGCGATACCCGTTAGAGGATCACGCCGAGTTTCCCCTGCCCCCGGATGTCGTGTTCTTCTGCCAGCCGGAGGGCTGCCTGAGTGTGCGACAACGGCGCATGAGCCTGCGTGAGGACACCTCTTTTGTCTTCACTCTCACCGACAAGGACACCGGAGTCACGCGTTATGGCATCTGTGTTAACTTCTACCGCTCCTTCCAAAAGCGCGTGCCTAAGGAAAAGGGGGAGGCCGGGGCAGGGTCCCGTGGGAAGGAAGGACCCCACGCCACCTGCATCTCAGAAGAGGTTGGCACCGAGAGCTCGGAGAGTGGCCCGTCCCTGCAGCCTCCCAGTGCCGACTCTACCCCGGATGTGAACCAGTCTCCTCGGGGCAAACACCGGGCCAAGGCGGAGAGCCGTTCCCGCAACAGCACTCTGACGTCCCTGTGTGTGCTCAGCCATTACCCCTTCTTCTCCACCTTCCGAGAGTGTCTGTACACCCTCAAACGTCTGGTGGACTGCTGTAGTGAGCGACTGCTGGGCAAGAAACTGGGCATCCCTCGAGGCATACAAAG GGACACCATGTGGCGCATCTTTACTGGATCGTTGTTAGTGGAGGAGAAGTCAAGTGCCCTTCTGCACGACCTTCGAGAGATTGAGGCCTGGATCTATCGATTGCTGCGCTCCCCAGTACCCGTCTCAGGGCAGAAGCGAGTGGACATTGAGGTCCTGCCCCAGGAGCTCCAGCAAGCTCTGACCTTTGCGCTTCCAGACCCCTCTCGATTCACCCTAGTGGATTTCCCACTGCACCTTCCCTTGGAACTTCTGGGTGTGGATGCCTGTCTTCAGGTGCTAACCTGCATCCTGTTAGAGCACAAG GTGGTGCTGCAGTCCCGAGACTACAACGCACTCTCCATGTCTGTGATGGCATTTGTGGCAATGATTTATCCCTTGGAGTATATGTTTCCTGTTATTCCACTGCTGCCCACCTGCATGGCGTCCGCAGAACAG CTGCTGTTGGCTCCGACGCCGTACATCATCGGTGTCCCTGCCAGCTTCTTCCTCTACAAACTGGACTTCAAAATGCCTGATGACGTATGGCTAGTGGATCTGGACAGCAGTAGG GTGATTGCCCCCACCAATGCAGAAGTGCTGCCTATCCTTCCAGAACCAGAATCACTAGAgttgaaaaaacatttaaaacag GCCCTCGCCAGCATGAGTCTCAACACCCAGCCCATCCTCAATCTGGAGAAATTCCACGAAGGCCAGGAGATCCCTCTTCTCTTGGGAAGGCCTTCTAATGACCTGCAGTCTACACCTTCCACTGAATTCAACCCACTCATCTATGGCAACGATGTGGACTCTGTGGATGTCGCAACCAG AGTGGCCATGGTCCGTTTCTTCAACTCCCCCAACGTGCTGCAGGGCTTTCAGATGCACACGCGTACCCTGCGTCTCTTCCCCCGGCCCGTGGTAGCTTTCCAAGCTGGCTCCTTTCTAGCCTCACGTCCCCGGCAGACTCCTTTTGCTGAGAAACTGGCCAGGACTCAGGCTGTGGAGTACTTTGGAGAATGGATCCTCAACCCCACCAACTATGCCTTTCAGCGGATTCACAACA ACACATTCGATCCAGCCCTGATAGGCGACAAGCCGAAGTGGTACACCCACCAGCTGCAGCCTGTCCACTATCGAGTGTATGACAGCAGTTCCCACCTGGCCGAGGCGCTGAGCGTGCCGCCGGAGCACGACTCTGACTCTGACCCTACTGATGACAG CGGCAGTGATAGTATGGATTATGATGACTCAAGCTCTTCTTACTCTTCCCTTGGTGACTTTGTCAGTGAGATGATGAAATGTGACATCAATGGTGATACTCCTA ACGTGGATCCTCTGACACACGCGGCACTGGGGGATGCCAGTGAGGTAGCTATTGATGAGCTCCAGAGccagaaggaagcagaggaaCCTGGCCCAGACAGCGAGAACTCTCAGGAAAACCCCCCTCTGCGTTCCAGCTCCAGCACCACCGCCAGCAGTAGCCCCAGCACCGTTATCCATGGAGCCAGTTCT GAACCTGCCGACTCAACGGAGATGGATGATAAGGCAGCAGTAGGCGTCTCCAAGTCCCTCCCCAGCGTGCCTCCCAGCACTGGCAAAGTGAACGTGGACAGGCATCAGACAGAAATTGGAGAGGGGTCAGTGCGCCGGCGAACCTATGATAATCCATACTTCGAGCCCCAGTATGGCTTTCCCCCTGAGGAAGATGATGATGAGCAGGGGGAAAGTTACACTCCCCGATTCAGCCAACATGTCAGTGGCAATCG GGCTCAAAAGCTGCTGCGGCCCAACAGCTTGAAACTGGCAAGTGACTCAGATGCAGAGTCAGACTCCCGAGCGAGCTCGCCCACCTCCACCGTCTCCAACAACAGCACTGAGGGCTTCGGGGGCATCATGTCTTTTGCCA GCAGTCTGTATCGGAACCACAGTACGAGCTTCAGTCTTTCAAATCTCACACTGCCTACCAAAGGAGCGCGAGAGAAAACCACGCCCTTCCCCAGTCTGAAAG GAAACAGGAGGGCCTTAGTGGACCAGAAGTCATCGGTCATTAAACACAGCCCAACAGTGAAAAGAGAGCCTCCATCACCTCAGGGTCGATCCAGCAATTCTAg TGAGAACCAGCAGTTCCTGAAGGAGGTGGTGCACAGCGTGCTGGACGGCCAGGGAGTCGGCTGGCTCAACACGAAGAAGGTGCGACGGCTGCTGGAGAGCGAGCAGCTTAGAGTCTTCGTCCTGAGCAAGCTGAGCCGCGCGGCGCAGTCAGAGGACGAGGCCCAGCAGGACATCATCCCAGATGTG GAGGTCGGTCGGAAGGTGTACAAGGGCATGTTAGACCTGCTCAAGTGCACGGTCCTCAGTCTGGAGCAGTCCTACGCCCACGCAGGTCTGGGTGGCATGGCCAGCATCTTTGCGCTTCTGGAGATCGCCCAGACCCACTACTATAGTAAAG AACCAGACAAGCGGAAGAGAAGTCCAACAGAGAGTGTAAATACACCAATTGGCAAGGATCCTGGCCTGGCTTGGCGGGGGGACCCAAAGGCCATGGCACAGCTGAGAGTCCCCCAGCTGGGACCTCGGGCACCAAGTGCCTCAGGAAAGAGTCCCAAGGAACTGGACACCAGAAGTCTAAAGGAGGAGAACTTTGTAGCATCCATCG GGCCTGAAGTAATCAAACCCACCTTTGACCTTGGtgagacagaggagaaaaagtCCCAAGTCAGCGCAGACAGTGGTGTGAGCCTGACGTCTGGTCCCCAG AGGACTGATCCAGATTCTGTCCTTGGTGTGAGTCCAGCCGTTATGATCCGAAGCTCGAGTCAGGACTCTGAAGTTAGCACCGTGGTAGGGGAACACCACGCTGGCATCTTG gtGAGTAATAGCTCTGGAGAGACCCTCGGAGCGGACAGTGACCTGAGCAGCAATGCAGGTGATGGCCCAGGCGGTGAGGGCGGCACCCACTTGGCAGGCTCTAGAGGCACGTTGTCTGATAGTGAAATTGAAACCAACTCTGCCACCAGTGCCATCTTT GGTAAAGCCCACAACTTGAAGCCAAGTGTAAAGGAGAAGCTGGTGGGCAGCCCAGTTCGCTTTTCTGAAGATGTAAGCCAGCGAGTCTATCTCTACGAGGGACTCCTAG GAAGGGACAAAGGATCGATGTGGGACCAGTTAGAGGATGCTGCTATGGAGACCTTTTCTATAA GCAAAGAGCGTTCTACTTTATGGGACCAAATGCAGTTCTGGGAAGATGCGTTCTTAGATGCTGTGATGTTGGAGAGAGAGGGGATGGGTATGGACCAGGGTCCCCAGGAAATGATAGACAG GTACCTGTCCCTAGGAGAACATGACCGGAAGCGCCTAGAGGATGATGAAGATCGTTTGCTGGCCACGCTCTTGCACAACCTCATCTCCTACATGCTGCTGATGAAG GTAAATAAGAATGATATCCGGAAGAAGGTGAGGCGCCTGATGGGAAAGTCGCATATTGGGCTTGTGTACAGCCAGCAAATCAACGAAGTGCTTGACCAGCTGGCAAACCTG AATGGACGAGATCTCTCTATCCGGTCCAGTGGCAGCCGGCACATGAAGAAGCAGACATTTGTGGTACATGCGGGGACAGACACAAATGGAGATATCTTTTTCATGGAG GTGTGTGACGACTGCGTGGTGCTACGTAGTAACATCGGGACAGTGTACGAGCGCTGGTGGTATGAGAAGCTCATCAACATGACCTACTGTCCCAAGACCAAGGTGCTATGCTTGTGGCGTAGAAACGGCTCTGAGACCCAGCTCAACAAATTCTATACTAAGAAG TGCCGGGAGCTGTACTACTGCGTGAAGGATAGCATGGAGCGCGCTGCCGCCCGACAGCAGAGCATCAAACCCG GGCCGGAGCTGGGTGGCGAGTTCCCCGTGCAGGACATGAAGACTGGCGAGGGTGGCTTGCTGCAGGTCACCCTAGAAGGGATCAATCTCAAGTTCATGCACAACCAG GTTTTCATAGAGCTGAATCACATTAAAAAGTGCAATACAGTTCGAGGCGTCTTTGTCCTGGAGGAATTTG